In Vidua chalybeata isolate OUT-0048 chromosome 9, bVidCha1 merged haplotype, whole genome shotgun sequence, a genomic segment contains:
- the TTC39A gene encoding tetratricopeptide repeat protein 39A isoform X2, whose translation MMYIWNGYAVIGKCPNLTEGMLETLNEAEEALARSSATELLADDRCVIKLLKGLCFKHLGKISEAEDHFNYIYLNEKKIKYDHYLIPNALLELAILYLDQDRREEAIKLLEKAKQNYKNYSMETRTHFRIQAALHQAKSAPENGMHCGASAVS comes from the exons ATGATGTATATCTGGAATGGCTATGCTGTAATTGGAAAATGTCCCAACTTAACAGAAGGCATGTTAGAGACTTTAAATGAAGCAGAAGAAGCATTGGCAAGAAGTTCAG CTACAGAACTACTGGCAGATGACCGGTGCGTGATCAAGCTGTTAAAGGGATTATGCTTCAAGCATTTGGGCAAGATCTCAGAAGCAGAAGACCACTTTAATTACATCTATTTAAA TGAGAAGAAGATAAAATATGACCATTATCTAATTCCAAATGCCTTGCTGGAGCTGGCAATACTGTACCTGGACCAGGATAGAAGAGAAGAAGCAATAAAACTTctggaaaaagcaaa aCAAAACTACAAGAATTACTCCATGGAAACAAGGACACATTTCAGAATTCAAGCTGCCCTGCACCAAGCCAAATCCGCCCCAGAAAATGGAATGCACTGTGGAGCCTCGGCAGTGTCgtaa